Part of the Engraulis encrasicolus isolate BLACKSEA-1 chromosome 1, IST_EnEncr_1.0, whole genome shotgun sequence genome, aaatggccgaaatttccaaaaatggcacagtatcgctttaagtttaagtaaatcatctaatagaagagcccagtGTCTTCATTTTCTGAAGAAATAAGAAAAATAAGcaataagaaataagaaatagcAGTGATAGGCAGGGTTACCTGTAACTAATGCCGGTGTGCCGCGATTCTGCATAGAGTGACTTCTGCTTTGCTCCTCCATATTGGAAGTGTTGTTCTTTCTCAGTGGTTGGAAGCCCTCTTCCCACCGGGATGACTTAGCAAACAAGAGGCCAAAGCACTTAAATGCCTCACTCACCACCAACGGCAATTAGCtgatgagaaaacaaacacagtTCAGAGAGCTGGCTTTATGCCGTGCCACGACATGCCCGTCTTTTCTGACATGGTTTGTCTGACTCCATTATACTCCCACACCTTGAAGGCATTACAAAGTGTGATTACAATGTAGACTGTTATACTCACAATGTGAAATAATAGCCAATTTCATATCCATGCATACATATactcagggaagcagacaaggggggggggggcagttgccccgggcccagggagaaagggagcccagaattgggtcctcattacattatgtattgggtcgggggcccttttagttgactgtgtcccgggcctggccaaagctgtcagcggccctgcatacaccaCTCATCAGTTTCTGCCAATCTAGGCCTACAAAATTTTCAGCTATTATCAACTAAAACAAATCCATTACAGCTGGAGTCAATTCATTCATAGACAGTGCACAAACACAGTGCAAATCCTACACACAGGCCTACCGTAATTTCCAGGAAAGCGTAACATATTCCCGAGACATGTCCTCTTCCATGaatgaggaaggtgtgtgtgatcCCAAATGGAGATCTAGTGCCTATCAGAATTCAGAGTTTTAGAATGTTTATTGTTGTCATCTTTTATGACATCACAGTCAATAAGCCTAGGCTACGGGACAATCATCAATGCATCCTTCTAATCAAACAAGATAAGATAAAAttgagtaaaataaaataaatatatgtgTAACTCAACAACTGAAATGTAACCGAAATCATAACCCATTCCTTCACACATAATTTCATGAAACACATGCATGGCTGTGCTACTGGGGAAGAGGGAAACACGTTACAGGCAATTTTATGTTGTTGGAAAATCTATAGTGCTGACCAGACTACACTTTGTGTAACTTTTGACCCCCAGTCTagccaagtaggcctacttgtactttttaatCACACATCATGGACTCTTTTCACCACTAGATGGTAGCATCGGCCTCCCTGTGTTCTCAACCAACCTTGCATTTTACCTCCACCCCAACCGGCATAATTGACCAATGAAAAAAGAGATTTGAGAGGAAGTGCTAAAGACAGCCAATCGGTGTCGATGCAAAGAAGACGACCACCACTGATGGTTGTTTCGCTCAGAAATCGTGTAGTCACTGTGGGCTTTCTACTTGTAACTGAAACTGCTGTGTGAAGCGGCAGTGAATTCTTGTCACCCCAAGTAACAACTTATATATTTCAAAATGGTAAGTGCAATAACTGTACTATCAGAATAGTATTCACAATCGTTAAAGCAGGCTTGGTTCTTGGATCCATAATAATTGAATGAATGGCAGTTGAGTGTCTGCTAACATTAGCTTGGACTTAGCATGCTAAATGATGTCAGCTTTATCAACATTTGTGATGGTTAAACTTGGCTGGCCCTTATTTTTTTTGCCTGCAGTATGATCAAGTGAGTAGGGTCCCTATTGCGAATGCATTGCTCCCGAGCTGGTAGCCAAAACATTCATTCGTGGACGGTAAATGGATACTATTTTGGATGTTAGCATAGCAAGATGCCAAGCTAGCAGCCCTGGGCATCTGATCTGTGCTGTCCCACCTATAGCTGTGGGTGCACATAGCAGGTAAgaggatggagactcccaactgagatcgctcccggacgtgcggtcccaggtgtttctatcactcccggacgtgcggtcccacccgattatatttcacgtattatcatatactgccacatacaagcaatttagggttagggttaggtttagggttaggtttagggttaggtttagggttaggtttagggttaaggttagggttaaggttagggttagaaacaaaaaactaacatcaacaagataactggctccgtcatatggcggtggtaccgatagtctggctagtgggagcgagatgaaatgggagcgtcctgggttgggagcgtcaatcagggaatccacaTAGTACAAGCAGTGTCCAAACCGAAAGTAATGAGAGGAGACAGAATCATATCCCAAATTGTGCCCGATATTTTACTTTTGGGCACTTTCTGTTGCTTTTGATCAAAACCTTTTAAAAGCTGATTTGTAATATGCTGTCATCCACTTCGCAGTTACCTGTCAATATAGACCTACAGTGTGGACCTTGTTTCATTGTTTGCTTAGAAGTCAAATGCAAAGTAAAGAGTGTATTCAGCAGCTGTAGTCGTAGTTGTACACAGTTAACGTGCAGCTCCAGACACAATACTTAAACAATGTATAGTTATCTTGCAAGTCAGTAGACGCACAGGTCAAGTTAAGATGCATTGTTGATCACTTGGGCAGTTATATGTACCTCAAGCTCATACACAGGGACTCTAAGTTAACATCACTTGTTCAAATCTAGTTctatctagacacacacacacacacacacacacacacacacacacacacacacacacacacacacacacacacacacacacacacacacacatcccatgggTCAGAGTGGATAGTAAATtgctttcctaccagccaaactgaaatttcaccaacatgtagctggttggctggtgttaatttagagccctgttcatACATATGCATGAAACTACCAGATTGTACATTAAATACATACAATTTAGTGCACATTCAAAGTGTTTTGCTATCTCAGACTGGCACTCAGTGTTATGTTTTACTTCTTTAAAATGTAGATATACTTGATTGATACTGGAGGTAATTAAtgtaaatgtgtatgtttttctaATGCATTTGTGTTCCTGCTGTGTGTTTTGCAGTCTATTATGTCATATAACGGAGGGGCCGTCATGGCGATGCGTGGCAAGGACTGCGTGGCCATCGCGGCGGACCGGCGGTTTGGCGTGCAGGCGCAGATGGTCACCACCGACTTCCAGAAGGTCTTCCCCATGGGGGACAGGCTATACATCGGCCTAGCCGGCCTGGCCACAGACGTACAGACCGTGTATGTTGATTGTAATATCTCAAAACTTCTGCTTGCTATGATGTTTCAATGTCTTCTACAGTATGTATTCCCCGCTCATGGCAGGGATACATACACGTGACTTTGGCCAagtatgtatttttttaatctacatGTTTCTGACATTATAGTAGTACATGTCCTCAGGGTCTCTGTCGGGACTCAAACCCAAACCTAGAGTGATGCCAAACTGTTTCTCTGACCCCTACACCAAACAGCGAGGGGTGTTGGTGTGACCATCCAACAGGGTTCATAGTCTGAAAGATCTTCCCTTTGTTTTGCTGGATCTCAATGTTGCATATGTCCTGAAGCACTAGCTATGGCAATGCTGATTGAAGTGTCCCTTAAAGGGttctccaggtaggattaaaattggaggtgcaccgaaatttcggccgcagaaaatattcgtccgaaaacgcaaaaaagagactttcggttttcgtccgaaagccaattgagttgccgaatcggaggccgaatagaaaatgaattgaaaatgggcattaatttaaCTAATTTCCGTTCTACGCTAAGATTTGAAGACTtcaaagacacatttattttctttcaaaaacatgtcttaaCATTTCttgtaagccgtagatttaagcaacatttaaaaatagtgaaaaacataacTTTTGATGACTTTTAACTGAATtttaatattcggtttcggtatttgGCCAAGTGATTAGTTATTATTCGGTtttggtttcggccacaaattttcatttcggtgcacctctaaattaaaagtttaattaattacAGTCCTGAGTCAGCCTATGCTTGtgagagtcattagtaagtgaacgatggcttatcgcgaccacttccatggtctgctgtcagaaatccccacatgcaactttcgacagcgtcggaccgaacgagtgtcgtgagaTACCCTCTTCATttgaaacattgctttacatatcgtattcagatttgtatcaactgctggcattccatgaTAAAAAACAGTCTCACCGCGAGTTTATTTGAATAATAtttttcattacagtgtagattttgagacgggcATACCTCGGGCACcgtgcaaatgacgtcatcctacctagtgcttCTAAGTTCTCTGAAACTCTCAGTCCCTGATGGAAATGAGTCGAGATGCATTGCAGTGTAGCTAATTTTGTCAGGTGCTTCAGAAAATATGATGTCTTATGGTTTGCTATTTTCTGGATTAGCTAACCATTTCCGCATGTATTTGCATCTTTTCTGTATGCAGTCTAAAAAATGCAGTCTTTAAATATGCTCTGTTTTAGGGTTAAAGATCCCTGCTCATCTATTTGAATTTAGTATAAAGTGTGTAATTGCAGaagaagtcccccccccccccccaactttcAAGATGTTGCGTTTCAAATGTCACATGTAATTCTCGTCCTAATGAGACTGTGCTGATGCTATATATTTCCTGCTTTGTTATAATCGCAGATCACAAAGACTGAAGTTCCGCCTCAACCTGTACGAGCTGAAGGAGGGCCGCCAGATCAAACCCAAGACCTTCATGAGCATGGTGTCCAACCTGCTCTACGAGAGGAGGTaaggttcttcttcttcttttaaggTTTTCTTCAATTtagtcaaaaaaaaagaaaaaaaaagaagataggACAtcaggagaggcagacaggaggtgaatggggagagagatggggaagggtctagaggatgacatttttcaggaattcccgcgggatgggagtcaacattttaaagatgaatgggagcgggaatAAATATGAACgtgagcgggaatgccgcttattgGCTTattgggcaggattgggagacattcttttcaggagtggacgggatgggatttgtttcttttactccagtcggagatgggattttttttctgggaccgggatgggacgggagtgaaaatccactcccgtgtcatgctctagaaGGGTCGGCACAGGACCCGGaacggactcgaacccgggtcgccggccgtagcagtccagtgccctaccgtaagaaccacggtagggccaggaGGTCTGGCTTGCTGGTTCAGAACAGCAAGAACTTTTCTCCCCAACATTTGTTGGCCcgtgaccccattttgacatcccacattTCTGGGGGCCCTATTAACATTTATCATGACAATTTGTTTTATACGGGCCTCcaatagacccgttcagagtcgacgtgctgatgaatgcgtgcgcatcgtcgactcaaacacaccagagatattgtaaggatgttctgagagactccacttttctgggttgtactgcactctagggggagtgcagactccattcagaaagaacgggctgctgtgctcagagccgtatctcgacagcggccactaggagaactgcaggcatgggtaaaatcgggagtggtgattctgtatttAATACTGGGTGAtcgtgcagacactaaagagagaaaaactgcagttctgaagcgtgtacgttgataaaaaaaatagagatttcgAAAAGTACagttgttatgctattttgagagggaagaggctgttccagaagcataggagatgtttgttgttacaagacattaaactactgactggactgctgtcatcgccaggaatacccatgtctgtggtacccactgcatatatgaggttagcgcgagcatccgttatcttattttggGATAAAAACACCTGTcaagtctctgtacaagtgaacggagcatggacgattttgaggcagcggtgcgcacgcagccaaattacgtcatacttgtttacaaactctaaaggggtctataatGGGTCTCTTAAAGGTTATGATTTCTCTCCGTCTCCACTACAGGTTCGGTCCTTACTACATCGAGCCGGTGATCGCCGGGCTGGACCCCAAGACCATGGAGCCCTTCATCTGCTCGCTGGACCTGATTGGCTGCCCTATGGTAACGGAGGACTTTGTGGTGAGCGGCACCTGCTCCGAGCAGATGTACGGCATGTGCGAATCCCTCTGGGAACCCGACCTGGTGAGtagaacgcatgcacgcacacatacacacatacacacatacacacaccatttaggccaggggtggggaacctttttcatgcgaggggcctcttcaaattcatccgagggccgtactatgaacacaaacgagGATTTCCCCCCGCACTCGTATTGAAAGCAGtcagctttaaaacagaccctacCTTATCTAGGTCccgtgaatataacttaattgtattggaaatgtattttctaagattccattacaaaatatgtcatatttcatgtgaagctgcttaACATTAAAACTACATCGGGGACCGGATAacacggcctcaagggctgcaaatggCCCTCGGGACATGTTGTTTCCCACCGTTTAGGCCGTCAGGCAACTGGACCTGATGAGCCAAAACTCTTCAAGGAAGACGCCAAATAAGAATGGTTGAcatcattacgttacattacggcAACTGCGGACTGCGCCTCCCTAATTCTTTCTGCAGCATTCATCCAGCATTAGCATTACATAAGCTCCTTCTGActgtgcatacacaccaacggtgcggacgtccacagtacgtccacttcacgtgtctattatcagtccgaaacggttagaatgcatgaaaacaaatcatgccttgcacacaggaacgcggtgtaagtgtggcgcatgtccgtcccgaccggacatgtccgtgttgctccttgaaaatagaactcgaatctattttcctgcgcggatgtccgcgttcaatgcgtggctcccattgaaaatgaatggctgctgcccgcggatagaacgtggacgttgactgtgcagtgtgaaaaggcagcccgcgaacctctcggactcgcactgctcacggagacgttaaggaaacgtgccacttgtgtgcttgtgcaagatattgaattaattttctgttgtgTCAGTGActtcatcatgaggtcacaagcaggcaagtgagcaaacgAGGACGGGAgagtgcatattggaatgcaccccctgtGATGTCTCAAGTGATCCACACTGTGTAATTGCTCTGTTTACATAGTGTTGCAGCATGAACAGAACATGAACAGTTATCCTTTATGGAGCATTAGAAGGGTTGAAATGGCCTCCagtttagggctgcacaatatattgaaaattaatcgaaatcgtgatatcaagagtGGAAATATGCGTGTCGCGAAAATGACTTTATTATcgcgaacaagtaaaacatttctgtgcagtccaatcacttgccgaatgtcaacaaatgcgcaggAAGcttgccatgaccaaagccacaccccccccacacagaccgacaaattagtgacaagaaaaacactgctatatttccaaatatcgttatcgaggtattgcatgctgttatctagtatatatttttttcctgatatcgtgcagccctactccagTTCTGAAATTGATGCTGAACAGAGTGTATTTGTTCCTGTTGAACATggtctactactactgctgctgcggcTCATGCCAATTTgtgtgcctgttgtgtgtgtgtgtcccctcagAGCCCTGATGACCTGTTTGAGACCATCTCCCAGGCCATGTTGAACGCAGTGGACAGAGATGCCGTGTCAGGCATGGGGGTTGTCGTCCACGTCATGTAAGTCTTAGTGTGAACTGAGCAGCCTGCCCCAGTCTTCTATACCAACCAAAGATTCTATTGTAATTGTAAAATCTATTGCAAGATTGCATCGGTGAGACATTGGCCATTTTAGTAAGACCAGAAATTCTATAGACTCTGCCTTTTCACTGTCTCTGGTAAGCCCACTGAAGCATTTGACCAGTTATCATTTTGAACATTCTGAGCCGAGTTCAAAGCCAAACGGTCTACAGCTGACTGTTTTGCCGTCCATAGTGGTACTTCCATACTTCATCAAAATGAGTGTACTTACAGGGCTGTAATCGATCTGGGGTGTCTGTATTCTAgagatattaaagggacactgtgttagatttttagttgtttatttccagaattcatgctgcccattcactaatgttacccttttcatgaatacttaacaccagcatcaaattctaagtattcattatgactgaaaaaattgcacttttcatacatgaaatgggggatcttctccatggtccgccattttgaatttccaaaaatagccattttt contains:
- the psmb3 gene encoding proteasome subunit beta type-3, with protein sequence MSIMSYNGGAVMAMRGKDCVAIAADRRFGVQAQMVTTDFQKVFPMGDRLYIGLAGLATDVQTVSQRLKFRLNLYELKEGRQIKPKTFMSMVSNLLYERRFGPYYIEPVIAGLDPKTMEPFICSLDLIGCPMVTEDFVVSGTCSEQMYGMCESLWEPDLSPDDLFETISQAMLNAVDRDAVSGMGVVVHVIEKEKITTRTLKARMD